The sequence CATCTGCGAGCTGCTCGGCGTGCCGTACGGGGACCGCGAGCAGTTCCAGCGGGATTCGGCCGCGCTGCTCAACCTCGAGTCCTCGGCCGAGCAGATGGGCGCGGCACTGGTCGACCTCATGGCCTACATGCGCGACCTGGTGCTCCGCAAGCGGGCCGAACCGGCCGACGACCTGCTCGGCGGCCTGGTGGCGGGCGGGGAGCTGGACGACGAGGAGCTCACCGGGGTCGCGCTGCTCCTGCTCATCGCCGGCCACGAGACGACCGCGAACATGCTCGCGCTCGGCACCTTCGCGCTGCTGCGCGACCCGGCCCAGCTGGCGCTGCTCCGCGACGACCCGGCGGTGGCCGAGAGCGCCGTCGAGGAGCTCCTGCGCTACCTCACGATCATCCACATGGGCCCGGTCCGGACCGCGCTGGAGGACGTCGAGCTCGACGGCCACCTGATCAGGGCCGGCGAGTCGGTGGCCTTCTCGCTGCCCGCGGCCAACCGGGACCCCGAGCGGTTCGAGAACCCCGACACCCTCGACGTCACCCGGCCGGCGACGGGTCATCTCTCCTTCGGTCACGGCATCCACCAGTGCCTCGGCCAGCAGCTCGCCCGGGCCGAGATGCGCATCGCCTACCCGGCACTGCTGCGCCGCTTCCCCGGGCTGCGCCTGGCGGTGCCTCCCGAGGAGGTCCCCATGCGCTCCCACATGACCATCTACGGCGTGCACCGGCTGCCGGTTACCTGGTAGGAGTTGCCAATGATGGAGATCAAGGCAGACACCGACCGCTGCATCGGAGCGGGCATGTGCGCGCTCACCGCACCGGAGGTCTTCGACCAGAGCGAGGAGGAGGGGACGGTGGTGCTGCTGGACACCGACCCACCCGCCTCACGGGAGGCGGCGGTCCGCCGGGCCGTACAGCTGTGCCCGTCGGGAGCCCTGTCCGTCTCCTGACGGGCGGCCGTCCGGGAATCCGCGGGACGGGTCCGGGGACCCGAGGCCGGCCATCACCCCTGCCGTCGCCCGCCAGATCGGGGAGGAGGATCGACCACGCCAAGCCGAAAGCCTGACATTTCGAGATATGTCATTTGATCACCTGCAGCCTGGGCGGGTCGCGCGCAGCGCCCGCCCAGGCCGACCGGGTTGCCACCCCGCGCCAGGCCGGCACCCCCGGTACGGCGCCCCCGGGACGGCGCCCGTTCCACCTGGCGGCACCCCCCGCCTCCAGACCGGCAGCAAAGCCATGTTTGCCGCCTTTGTGATAGTTGCCGGACGGAACGATCTCTAGCCGTGGGACTCCTGAGGCGTTAGCGTCTGCGCATGCGTCACGTTGAGATCTCCGGTAAGAGGCTCCGGCTGAGGGAAGTCACGACCACTGACGTGGACGCGCTGCACGCCGTCTACGGCGACCCCACAGCCACCGAGCATCTGCCGTTCGACCCGCGCACCCGCGAGGAGGTCGAGGAGATAGTCGCCCAGGCGCTTGAGGCCGCGCGGGCCGAGCCCCGGCGGCTCTACGTGCTCGCGGTGATCGACCTGGACGACGACGAGGCCATCGGCGTCGCCCGGCTGCACATCGAGGCCGACCACCCGCACAGCGCGGAGATCGGCCTCGGACTCCGCCCCGACCACTGGGGCCGGGGCATGGGCACCGACCTGATCCGGCTGATGCTGATGTTCGGCTTCCGGGATCTGCGCCTGCACCGCATCTGGGGCGCCCGCTCCCCCGCCAACACCGCCGCCCAGCTCGCGATGCTGGTCGCCGGGATGGTCGAGGAGGGCAGGATCAGGCACCACGTGCGGGCCCGGGGGGCCTGGCGCGACTCCGTCGTCCATTCGGCGCTGGAGGACGAGTGGGAGGGCCACCGGGACGTCTGAACGGAAGGCCCTGCCGCGTCGTATCCGGCGGGGGCATCCGTCCGCGCGGAGGCCGTGCCGCGTCGTATCCGGCGGGGGCATCCGTCCGCGCGGAGGCCGTGCCGCGTCGTATCCGGCGGGGGCATCCGTCCGCGCGGAGGCCGTGCCGCGTCGTATCCGGCGGGGGCATCCGTCCGCGCGCGGAGACCGTACCGGGCTCCGGACCGGGGCCGCGCGGCGGGAATCCCGCCCCGGGACGATGTCGTGACGGAATTGCCGCCATTTCTCACTACAAAGAGGGTGAAATGGGCCTAGAGTCCGCGCATGTGAGTGAGAGTTCCATCCTCCCAGTGCGCGGACGCGCCGTCCGGCCCTCCGGCCGGCATCGCAGGCCCGTGCCCTCCCAGCTCCCGCCCGAGGCACCCGCGCTGGTGCTGGCCACCCTCGGCGACGCCACAGGCGCCGTCGCCGAGCTGGCCGCCCTCGTCCAGGGGGACAACCCGCAGATCGAGGTCCGGCTGGCCGGTCTCGGCGAGGACGGCAAGGCGCTGACCGCCGAGCTCGAGGCGGCCGCCCGCGAACGTCCCGAGGACGGCGTCGCCGCCATCGTGGTGCCGCTCCTGACCGGCCCGCACCCGGTCGCGGACCGGCTGATCGCCATGGCCGTCGCCGCGAGCGGGGCGTCGGTGACGGTCACCGACTCCCTCGGGCCGCACCCGCTGCTCGCCGAGGCCCTGCACATCCGCCTCGCGGAGAAGGATCTGGCCAGGGCCGACCGAATGCGGCTGCTCAACGTCTCCAGCCCGGTCGACGCGGTCATCCTCGCCACGGTCGGCGGCGAGAACGCGGCGGCGGAGGCGCAGCCGACGGCGGTGCTGCTGGCCTCCCGCCTGACGCTTCCCGTCGTGGTGGCCTCCCTGGACAGCGCGCCCGCCGTGGCGGAGGCGGCCGAGCGGCTGCGCGGCATCGGCGTCCAGCGCATCGCCCTGTCCCCGTGCGCCGTCGGCCCGGAGGTCGCCCCCGGCCTCGCGAGCGGCGCGGCGTCGGAGATCGGGGCCGAGTGCGCCGACCTCCTCGGCGCGCACGGTCTCATCGCGGACCTCGCCGCCCGCGCCTACGGGAGCGTGCTGGCCGAGGACTGACGTGAGAGGTCCCCTCTGCCGGGCGTCGAGAACCCGTACGTCATCGGAGGGGGCCGATCATGTTGTCCGGAGAAGAGCATGTCGAACGCCACCGGGCCACCGACGGCGCCGAGGGGCACGGATGGCAGGGCATCGACGCGCGAGATCCCGGTGGTCGTGCCGGAGCGCGTCTCCTCGTGATCCGGGCATGACCGGCGCGGTCACCGCCGGAGGTCAGGCCTCCAGCCAGACGTAACCCGCGAAACGGCCGGTCGTCCGGTCCCTGCGGTGGGAGAACAGGTCGGGGGTCTCGATGGTGCAGCGGGTGTCGTGGGTGATCTCGCCGACGCCCGCCTTGGCGAGCTGCGAGGTGATCGCGGCGCGCAGGTCGAGGGCGGGGGTGTCCTGACGGGTGATCGACCACGCCTCGGGGAGGGCGGCCGCGACCTGCCCGCGCAGCTCGGCGGGGACCTCGTAGCAGCTACCGCAGGCCATCGGGCCGATCAGGGCGGTCATGCTCGCCGGGTCGGCGCCGCGCGCGGTCATCTCCGCGACCAGGGCCGGGACCACGCCCAGGACGGTGCCGACCCGTCCGGAGTGCGCTGCCCCGACCAGGCCGGCCTCCGGGTCGGCCAGCAGGACGGGCGCGCAGTCGGCGCAGAGCGCGGCCAGGCCGAGTCCGGGCACGTCGGTGCAGACCCCGTCCAGCGGCGGCGGGTCCTCACCGAACGGCTCGCTCACATACCGGACGTCGGCACTGTGGACCTGCCGCATGAACACGACCCGGTCCAGGCCGAACTCGGCCGCGGTGCGGGCCCTGTTGGCGGCGACCGCCTCCGGGTCGTCCCCGCACAGGCCCCCGAGGTTGCGGCTGCCGTACGGCTCGGCGCTGACGCCGCCGTGTCGGTCGGTGATCCTCATCTGAAAGCTCACGGCCCCGACCCTACCCGCCTCCGGAACCTCCCCTCCGGGGCGTTCGTTACACGGATACGCGGATCCCCCGAGAGATTGCGAGCGTCATGGCACAGGTCGCGTACGACCGGAAGGAACAGCTCCAGCAGATCGAGAGCGGTCTGATGCCCGGCGAGCAGATCATCGCCGTCTACGACGCCATCGGCGCGGGGACCGGCTTCCTGGGACTCACCGACAAGCGGGTGATCGTGCAGGACAAGTCCTTCGTGGGCAAGAAGGTCGCCATCACGAGCATCCCCTACGGCAAGGTCTCGGCGGTCAGCGTGGTGAGCAACAAGTCCCTGGCGGGCTCGTTCTTCTCCTCCGGGGCCATCGCCATCCACGTGGGCACCCACACCTACGAGGTGGAGTTCCGGGGCGACAGCAAGGCCCACCACGTGCACAACGTGATCCTCCACTTCATCAGCTCCTGAACTCCGCCCAGGCCCCGGAACCCTCCCGATCGCGAACGGGCGGGCGGGCGGTCAGGAGCGGGCGACCGACCGGTAGAGGTCCATCGTCCGCTCGGCGATCCGCTCCCAGGAGAAGTGGTCCACGGCGCGGACCCGCCCGGCCCTGCCCATCTCGGCGGCGAGCGCCGGGTCGGCCAGCAGCCGGTTGACCCGCTCGGCGAGGTCGGCGGCGAACCGCTCGGGGTCGTCGGGGGTGCCGTCGGCCGCGGACTGGTCGATCGGGACCAGCAGGCCGGTCGAGCCGTCGGCCACGACCTCGGGGATGCCTCCGGTGGCGGTGGCCACGACGGCGGTCTCGCAGGCCATGGCCTCCAGGTTCACGATGCCCATCGGCTCGTAGATCGACGGGCAGACGAAGACGGTGGCGTGGGTGAGGATCTGGATCACCTCGGGACGCGGGAGCATCTCCGAGATCCAGATGACGCCGTCCCGTTCCAGCCCCCGGACGAGCCCGGTGACCTCGGCGGCGATCTCCGGGGTGTCGGGCGCGCCGGCGCAGAGCACCAGCTGGGCGTCGGGGTGGAAGTCCCTGGCCGCGTGGAGCAGGTGGACCAGGCCCTTCTGCCGGGTGATGCGGCCCACGAACACGACGTACGGCCTGGCGGCGTCGATGCCGTGGCGGGCCAGGACATCGGTGTCCCGGTCGGGGGTGTACTCGCCGGTGTCGATCCCGTTGTGGATCACCGTTACTTTTTCCGGCAATATTTCGGGATAGCTCGCCAGCACGTCACGCCGCATCCCCTCCGACACGGCGATGATCGCGTCGGCGCTCGCCAGCGCGCTCCGCTCGGCCCATGATGACAGCGTGTAACCGCCGCCGAGCTGCTCGGCCTTCCACGGCCGCAGCGGCTCCAGGCTGTGGGTGGTCACCACGTGCGGCGTGCCGTACAGCATCTTGGCCACGTGACCCGCGAAGTTGGCGTACCACGTGTGGCTGTGCACCAGATCCGCGCCCTCGCACCCGGCCGCCATCTCCAAATCCACGCCCAGGACCTGGAGCGCGGCGTTGGCCGTCTCCAGCCCGCCGGGCACCCGGTAGGCCTCGACGCCGTGCTCGGACCGTGACGCTCCGAAGCAGCGGACCCGGGCGTCCGCCAGCCGGCGCAGCTCCCTGGCGAGGTATTCGACATGGACCCCGGCACCGCCGTACACCTCGGGCGGGTACTCACGACTCAGCAGATCAACGCGCATATGATCAGCGTAGTGTTTCAGTCCTGTTCGTCAGGTTAAGGTCCAGATATGAGAGTCCTCGCGATTGTGCTCGCCGGCGGCGAAGGCAAGCGACTGATGCCGCTGACAGCTGACCGGGCCAAGCCCGCGGTGCCATTCGGGGGGATATACCGGCTCGTCGACTTCGTCCTGTCGAACCTGGCCAACGGTCACTACCTGCAGATCGTCGTGCTGACGCAGTACAAGAACCACAGCCTCGACCGGCACATCTCCCGAACCTGGCGGCTTTCGTCGATGCTGGGCAACTACGTCACGCCCGTGCCCGCGCAGCAGCGGCTCGGGCCGCACTGGTTCTCCGGGTCGGCCGACGCCCTGTTCCAGAACCTGAACCTGATCTACGACGAGATGCCCGACCACGTCATCGTGTTCGGGGCCGACCACATCTACCGGATGGACCCCCGGCAGATGGTGGAGCAGCACATCGAGTCCGGCGCCGAGGTGACCGTGGCGGCGATCCGGCAGCCGCTGTCGCTGGCCGACCAGTTCGGGGTGATCGAGGCCGACCCCGCGGGGCGGCGGATCGTGGCCTTCCGGGAGAAGCCCAAGGACGCGGTCGGCCTGCCGGACGCGCCCGACCAGGTGTACGCGTCGATGGGCAACTACGTCTTCAAGACCCAGGCGATGCTCGACGCGCTCCGGGAGGACGCGCTCGACCCCACCAGCAAGCACGACCTCGGCGGGAACATCATCCCGATGATGGTCAAGGCGGGCAGCGCCGAGGTCTACGACTTCGCCGACAACGTCGTGCCGGGCTCCACCGAGCGGGACCGGGGCTACTGGCGGGACGTCGGGACGCTCGACGCCTACTACGAGGCCCACATGGACCTCATCTCGGCGCACCCGATCTTCAACCTCTACAACAACCAGTGGCCCATCTACACCGGCCACGACCCGCTCCCTCCGGCGAAGTTCGTGCACAACGACGGCGACCGGGTCGGCCGGGCGATCGACTCGCTGGTCTCCGCGGGCGTGATCGTCTCCGGCGGGCTCGCGGAGCGCTCCATCCTCTCCCCGGGCGTGGTGCTGCACTCCCACTCCCAGGTCGAGGACTCGGTCCTGATGGGCAACGTGAAGGTGGGCCGGGGCGCCATCGTCCGCAAGGCCATCATCGACAAGAACGTGATCATCCCGGACGGCGCCCGCATCGGCTTCGACCTGGAGTACGACCGCAGCCGCTTCGCGGTGACCCGTAACGGCATCGTGGTCATCGGCAAGAACGAGATCGTCGAGCGGTAGGCCCGGCCCCGTCACCGCTCACGGGATCCGTCACAGGGCGGCGCGCGTCTGCCGCCGGTCGTCCGGCGCCCGCCCCGGCCGCTCAGGCGGGGCCTGTCCCGGACAGGCGTCCCGGGCTTCACGTGCGCGGGCCGGGGTCCCCGGCGCGCAGCGGGTGCGGAGTGCCCGGAATTCGTTCTCCAGACGGGTTGCCCGCTCCTCCAGGGTGACCATGAGGGTGTCCTCCGGTTCGAGACGCGGCGTGGCCCAGGGCACGCCGGTGAGGAAGGGACTGGGGCGCGGGTCCTCACGACGACCAGCCTGAGGCCGTCGAGGACTCCATGGGCACGCCACCCCGCGCACGGGGAGGGGAATCCCCCTCCCTGTGCGAAGAAACACCGGGGCGGGGTGGGCAAAGCTTCCATCGGCGACCGCGGCCCGCCGTCAGGCGACCGCCGGTGACCGATGCAGCCATTGACGGAGTGAGCACTCACTCCGCATGATGGGCGCATGGAGACCCCACCTGCCCGGCGGCGAGCGCCGGGAATGAGCCCGGAGCGGCGCCGCCACATGATCGTGCGGGCCGCCCTCCCCCTGGTCGCCGAGTACGGCGCCGCCGTCACCACCAGCCAGATCGCCAGAGCCGCCGGGATCGGCGAGGCCACGATCTTCCGGGCGTTCACCGACAAGGACGAGCTGCTGGACGCCTGCGTGGTCGAGGCGCTCCGCCCCGACCACGCGCTGGCACAGCTCGCCGCGATCCCCCTCGACCAGCCGCTGGCCGCCCGCCTGACCGAGGCCGCCGACACCCTGCAGGCGCACACGGCGCGGATCGGTACCGTTCTCGGCGCCCTGCACGCCTCGGGCCGCCGCCGTTCCCGCGACCGCCACGCCGTCCCTCCCCCGGAGGAGGCGGACGGGGCGCGCCCCGCGGACCGCGGGGACTCGGCCACGCAGACCGTCGAGGCGCTGGCCGAGCTGTTCGACCCCGAACGCGACTCGCTCCGGCTCCCCCCGGAACGCCTGGCGACGATCTTCCTCCACCTGATGCTGTCCAGCGCCCGCCGCCCGCTGGGCGGCCCCCAGGTGAGCAACGACGACCTCGTGGACGTTTTCGTGCACGGTGCCCTGATCTGAGAGGCCGACCATGCCCATCACTCTGAACCACACCATCGTCCCCGCCGTCGACAACGAGCGGGACGCCCGGTTCTTCGCCGACGTCATGGGGCTGGAGTGCCTGCCGCCCGCCGGGGCGCGCGGCCACTTCGTCCCCGTGCGGGTCAACGCCACCCTCACCCTCGACTACATGACCGTCGACGACCCCGAGGGACACCACCTGGCCTTCGACGTGGACCCCGCCACCTTCGACCGGATCCTCGCCCGCCTCCAGGAGCTCGGCGTGCCGTACGGCAACCACCCGGCCGATCCCGGCAACGGCCGCGTCGACCACCCGCTCTGCGCCCGCGGCCTGTTCTTCGTCGACGAGGCCCGCAACCTCTACGAGGTCATGTCCCCCGAGTGAGGCGGTGGCCGGCAGCTCGAAGCCATCAAAGATCTACACGGGATAGATTCTCCCGGGACGTTCCTTTGGTCATGCGGACAGATCACCCCCGCGACCGCGGATCACGAGAGGCCTCGAATGCGACTGACGCGACCGTTCCGGCGGCTGAGCCCGGCCGAGCGGCAGGTCTGGGACGCCTATCCGGCGGGCACCTGGGTCGACCTGCGGACCGGGGACAAGGACGCCGACGACCCGGCGAAGGGTGCCGGGTGGGGGCCGGAGCGGACGGTCCGGGCGGAGGTCATCGCGGCGCTGCTGCTCGGCGCGCGGGAGCCCGAGCCGGGCAGGACCGCCGGCCTGCGGCTGGCGGGCGCCCGCGTGGCGGGGGTGCTGGACCTGTCCGACGCCACCCTCACCGGCAAGCTCCACCTGCTCAACTGCCACCTCCCCGAGACCGTCTCCCTCACCGACGCCACCACGTCGGGCGTGCGGTTCCGGGGGTGCGAGATGGAACGGGTCCGGGCGGCCCGGTGCACGGTCAACGGCCTGCTGGAATTCGACGGCTCCACGGTTCACAGCGGGATCCGGCTGGACAACGCGCACGTGACCGGCCAGTTCCGGCTCTCCAGATCGCGCCTGCACGCCCCCGGTGAGCGGTCCCGGGCGAGCGAGAGCCGGCTGGAGGACATCCGGCGGCCGTTCACCGAGACGGAGATGCGGGAGCGGGGCCTCGACCAGAGCCAGTGGGCGGTGTGGGCGGGCGGGCTGACCGTGGAGGGCGGGGCGTTCATGCGTGACATGCGCGTCACCGGCGGCCTCAGGCTCATCGGGGCGAAGTTCAACGGCGGGGTCTACCTGCAGAGGACGGTCATCACGGCGACCGGCCCGCACGCCGTGCACGCCGACTTCATGGAGTCCGGGGCGGCGGAGTTCAGTGCGGGGTTCACCGCGACGGGCGTCATCAGGATGCGCGGCTCGCGCGTCAACGGCGTGCTCTCCTTCGACGGGGCCACGCTGGAGGCCCCCGGCCGGGTCCTCCACCTGAGCCACGCCCAGGTGGAGGAGCTGATCCTGAACCCGGCCTCCATCAAGGGAGAGGTCAACCTCGGCTACTCCCGGGTCGGCGTCCTGCTCGACAGCCCCGCCGCCTACGCGGACAGAGTCCAGCTCACCGGGCTGACCTACGAGTCGCTGCGGGGCCACTGGACGGTGGCCGAACGGCTGGACTGGCTCCGCCGGGACCCGGAGGGCTACAAGCCGCAGCCGTACGAGCAGCTCGCCTCCTGGTTCCGCCGGATTGGCCACGAGCCGGACGCCCGCCGGGTGCTGCTGGCCAAGCAGCGCCGGCGCCGCGGCACCCTCAAACCCACCGGCAGGGTCTGGGGCCGGCTGCTCGACTTCGTCGTCGGCTACGGCTACCGCCCCTGGCTGGCCGGGCTCTGGGTGGCGGTGCTGCTGACCCTGGGCACCGCGGTCTTCGGCGCCGTGCGCCCGGCGCAGATCGACCCGGACGAGGTGCGGAGCTTCCAGCCCTTCGTCTACACGCTGGACCTGCTCGTCCCGGTGAGCGTCTTCGAGCAGCGGGGGGCGTGGGAGCCGGTCGGCTGGACCCAGTGGCTGGCCTGGACCCTGGTCGCCTCCGGCTGGATCCTGGCCACCGCCCTGATCGCCGGAGCCGCCCGGGTGCTGCGCCCCAGCGGGAACTCCTAGTACCGGGCCGTCCCGGCCTGGTGTCCCGCCGCCCCGGACTGGTGCTCCACCGCCCCGAACCGGGACAGCGGAGCCCCCTCCTCCATCACCCGGAAGCGGGGCAGCGACTCGGGATACTTGTCCCGGACGAACTTCACCATGTGCTCGCGGATGTCGCACTTGAGGTCCCAGGCGCTGGGTGAGTCGGCGGCGCTCATCAGGGCGCGCAGCTCCAGCAGGCCGCCGGGAAGGGTGTCGGTGACCTGGAGGACCCAGTCCTTCTGGTCCCACAGCGGGTGCTCGCGCAGGGCGCGGTAGAGCTCGGCCCGGAGCTCCTCCACCGGGACCGACCAGTCCAGCCGGAGGAACACCGCGCCGATCACCCGGCTGCCGTGCCGGGTCCAGTTCTCGAACGGGTTGGTGGTGAAGTAGGAGACCGGCAGCACCAGCCTGCGTTCGTCCCACAGGCGCAGCACCACGTAGGTGAGGGTGAGCTCCTCGATCCGGCCCCACTCCTCCTCCACCACCACGACGTCGTCCAGCCGGAGCGCGTCGCTGAAGGCCAGCTGCAGCCCCGCGAGCAGGTTGCCCAGGGTGGACTGGGCCGCGATGCCGACGACGACGCCGGCGATCCCGGCCGAGGCCAGCAGCCCGGCGCCGAGCGCGCGCACCTGCGGGAAGGTGAAGAGCATCGCGCCCATCGCCAGCACGATGACCACCGCCGTGGCCACCCGGCGGACCAGGGTGATCTGGGTGCGGATCCTGCGGGCCCGCCGGTTGCGCTCGCCCTGGACGACGACCAGCCGCTCCAGCACCACGTCGGTGACGGCGTAGGCGGCCTGGATGACCAGCCAGGTGACACATCCGATCATGGTCAGGCTGAGTATCCGGTCGATCGCGTCGTCGACCTGCCCCTCGGCCATGCCCGGCCGGTAGAGCGTGTTGGCGGTCACCACGACCGCCGTGGCGAACCCCGGCCAGGTGCAGCGGCGCACGAGCGGAGCGGCGAGAACCCACTTCTCGCCGATCAGCCGCCACCGCAACGCCCTCCGCACCATCTCCACGCAGGCTGCGGCGGCCAACATGGAAGCGAGCAGGATGATCCATCTGGACACTGACGGCGTCCCCCCTTGTCGTCCGTTACAGACGAGGTGCCCGGGGATTCACCGCATAATCAGAACGCCTCGTCGAAAGACACATTCCCCTCAACAGCTACCTGATAGGCAGAAACACGCCGTTCGAAGAAGTTTGCCAACTCCTGCACGTCCTGCAGCTCCATGAACGCGAACGGGTTGGCGGTGCCGTACCGGACGGGGAACCGGAGCCGGACCAGGCGCTGGTCGGCCACGTACTCCAGGTACTGGCGCATCTGCTCCACGTTCATCCCGGACATGCCGTCGCCGCACAGATCGGCCGCGAAGGCGAGCTCGGCCTCCACCGCCTCCTCGATCATCTGGGTCACCTGCGCGCCGAGCTTGTCGTCGAACAGGTCCGGCTCCTCGGCCCGCACGGTGTCCACCACGCTGAAGGCGAACTCCATGTGCATGGACTCGTCGCGGAAGACCCAGTTGGTCCCGGTGGCCAGGCCGCTCAGCAGGCCCCTGGAGCGGAACCAGTAGACGTAGGCGAAGGCGCCGTAGAAGAACAGCCCCTCGATGCACGCGGCGAAGCAGATCAGGTTGAGCAGGAACGCCCGCCGGTCCTCCCGCGACTCCAGCCGGTCCAGCCCGCCGAGCGAGTCGATCCACCGGAAGCAGAACTCGGCCTTGTTCCGGATCGAGGGGATGTGCTCGACCGCGGCGAAGGCCTTGACCCGCTCGTCGTGGTCGGGCAGGTAGGTGTCCAGCAGGGTCAGGTAGAACTGGACGTGCACGGCCTCCTCGAAGAGCTGCCTGCTGAGGTAGAGCCGCGCCTCGGGGGCGTTGACGTGCTGGTAGAGGTTGAGCACGAGGTTGTTGGCCACGATCGAGTCGCCGGTCGCGAAGAACGCGACGAGGCGGTTGATCAGGTGGCGCTCCTCCGGCGTCATCCTGGCCAGGTCCGCCAGGTCGGAGTTGAGGTCCACCTCCTCGACGGTCCAGGTGTTGCGGATCGCGGCCCGGTAGCGCTCGTAGAACTCCGGATACCGCATGGGCCGCAGCGTGAGGTCCATGCCAGGGTCGAGCAACATCAGGGAAAGCCTTTCGGGGAAGCGGCTACTGGCAGGCGTCGCAGTACTCGGGGTTCTCCAGGGAGCACGCGACGGCCTCGGGATCGGGCACGGCCTGGGCCACGGTGGTCTGCGCGATCCGGGTCGCCGGCCGCGAGCGCAGGTAGTAGGTGGTCTTGAGGCCGGACTTCCACGCGTAGGCGTACATCGAGGAGAGCTTGCCGATGGTCGGCGTGGCCATGAAGAGGTTCAGCGACTGCGACTGGTCGATGTACGGCGTGCGCGCCGCGGCCAGGTCGATCAGCGCCTTCTGCGGCAGCTCCCAGGCGGTCCGGTAGAGGGACTTGAGGTCCTCCGGCATGCCGGGGACGTCCTGGACGGAGCCGTCGGCCCGCTTGATCGCGTCCCGGATCTGCGGGGTCCACAGGCCCCGGGCCTGCAGGTCGCGGACCAGGTAGCGGTTGACCTGGAGGAACTCTCCCGACAGGGTCTCGCGCTTGAAGATGTTGGAGACCTGGGGCTCGATGCACTCGTAGCAGCCGGCGATGGAGGCGATGGTGGCCGTGGGCGCGATCGCGATCATCAGTGAGTTGCGGAGACCGGTCTCGGCGATCCTGTCCCTGAGCGCCGCCCACTCCGGCGACCGCGCGGCCCCGTAGTGGTCGGGATGGAGCACGCCGGCGGCGGCCCGGGTGTCGTCGTAGGAGGGGTGACGGCCCCGCTCGACGGCCAGGTCGGAGGAGGTGGCGTAGGCCG comes from Streptosporangium roseum DSM 43021 and encodes:
- a CDS encoding GNAT family N-acetyltransferase, with the translated sequence MRHVEISGKRLRLREVTTTDVDALHAVYGDPTATEHLPFDPRTREEVEEIVAQALEAARAEPRRLYVLAVIDLDDDEAIGVARLHIEADHPHSAEIGLGLRPDHWGRGMGTDLIRLMLMFGFRDLRLHRIWGARSPANTAAQLAMLVAGMVEEGRIRHHVRARGAWRDSVVHSALEDEWEGHRDV
- a CDS encoding metallothiol transferase FosB, with amino-acid sequence MPITLNHTIVPAVDNERDARFFADVMGLECLPPAGARGHFVPVRVNATLTLDYMTVDDPEGHHLAFDVDPATFDRILARLQELGVPYGNHPADPGNGRVDHPLCARGLFFVDEARNLYEVMSPE
- a CDS encoding PH domain-containing protein; this encodes MAQVAYDRKEQLQQIESGLMPGEQIIAVYDAIGAGTGFLGLTDKRVIVQDKSFVGKKVAITSIPYGKVSAVSVVSNKSLAGSFFSSGAIAIHVGTHTYEVEFRGDSKAHHVHNVILHFISS
- a CDS encoding sirohydrochlorin chelatase, giving the protein MPSQLPPEAPALVLATLGDATGAVAELAALVQGDNPQIEVRLAGLGEDGKALTAELEAAARERPEDGVAAIVVPLLTGPHPVADRLIAMAVAASGASVTVTDSLGPHPLLAEALHIRLAEKDLARADRMRLLNVSSPVDAVILATVGGENAAAEAQPTAVLLASRLTLPVVVASLDSAPAVAEAAERLRGIGVQRIALSPCAVGPEVAPGLASGAASEIGAECADLLGAHGLIADLAARAYGSVLAED
- a CDS encoding ferredoxin; the protein is MMEIKADTDRCIGAGMCALTAPEVFDQSEEEGTVVLLDTDPPASREAAVRRAVQLCPSGALSVS
- the glgA gene encoding glycogen synthase; its protein translation is MRVDLLSREYPPEVYGGAGVHVEYLARELRRLADARVRCFGASRSEHGVEAYRVPGGLETANAALQVLGVDLEMAAGCEGADLVHSHTWYANFAGHVAKMLYGTPHVVTTHSLEPLRPWKAEQLGGGYTLSSWAERSALASADAIIAVSEGMRRDVLASYPEILPEKVTVIHNGIDTGEYTPDRDTDVLARHGIDAARPYVVFVGRITRQKGLVHLLHAARDFHPDAQLVLCAGAPDTPEIAAEVTGLVRGLERDGVIWISEMLPRPEVIQILTHATVFVCPSIYEPMGIVNLEAMACETAVVATATGGIPEVVADGSTGLLVPIDQSAADGTPDDPERFAADLAERVNRLLADPALAAEMGRAGRVRAVDHFSWERIAERTMDLYRSVARS
- a CDS encoding cytochrome P450 is translated as MTEAPSCPVTFPTARRHLFDPPGEVLQWQRQGALHRMTFADGHLGWLLTGHSAARAVLADNRFSNRTELTHPPVAHPLARQENRQPLPGFFLRLDQPEHTRFRRLLTGQFTVRRMRQLEPRIEEITSDRLDAMERGDRPADLVQAFALPIPSLVICELLGVPYGDREQFQRDSAALLNLESSAEQMGAALVDLMAYMRDLVLRKRAEPADDLLGGLVAGGELDDEELTGVALLLLIAGHETTANMLALGTFALLRDPAQLALLRDDPAVAESAVEELLRYLTIIHMGPVRTALEDVELDGHLIRAGESVAFSLPAANRDPERFENPDTLDVTRPATGHLSFGHGIHQCLGQQLARAEMRIAYPALLRRFPGLRLAVPPEEVPMRSHMTIYGVHRLPVTW
- the glgC gene encoding glucose-1-phosphate adenylyltransferase; the encoded protein is MRVLAIVLAGGEGKRLMPLTADRAKPAVPFGGIYRLVDFVLSNLANGHYLQIVVLTQYKNHSLDRHISRTWRLSSMLGNYVTPVPAQQRLGPHWFSGSADALFQNLNLIYDEMPDHVIVFGADHIYRMDPRQMVEQHIESGAEVTVAAIRQPLSLADQFGVIEADPAGRRIVAFREKPKDAVGLPDAPDQVYASMGNYVFKTQAMLDALREDALDPTSKHDLGGNIIPMMVKAGSAEVYDFADNVVPGSTERDRGYWRDVGTLDAYYEAHMDLISAHPIFNLYNNQWPIYTGHDPLPPAKFVHNDGDRVGRAIDSLVSAGVIVSGGLAERSILSPGVVLHSHSQVEDSVLMGNVKVGRGAIVRKAIIDKNVIIPDGARIGFDLEYDRSRFAVTRNGIVVIGKNEIVER
- the pgeF gene encoding peptidoglycan editing factor PgeF is translated as MRITDRHGGVSAEPYGSRNLGGLCGDDPEAVAANRARTAAEFGLDRVVFMRQVHSADVRYVSEPFGEDPPPLDGVCTDVPGLGLAALCADCAPVLLADPEAGLVGAAHSGRVGTVLGVVPALVAEMTARGADPASMTALIGPMACGSCYEVPAELRGQVAAALPEAWSITRQDTPALDLRAAITSQLAKAGVGEITHDTRCTIETPDLFSHRRDRTTGRFAGYVWLEA
- a CDS encoding TetR/AcrR family transcriptional regulator, whose amino-acid sequence is METPPARRRAPGMSPERRRHMIVRAALPLVAEYGAAVTTSQIARAAGIGEATIFRAFTDKDELLDACVVEALRPDHALAQLAAIPLDQPLAARLTEAADTLQAHTARIGTVLGALHASGRRRSRDRHAVPPPEEADGARPADRGDSATQTVEALAELFDPERDSLRLPPERLATIFLHLMLSSARRPLGGPQVSNDDLVDVFVHGALI